TCCAGATCTCTCCTCTCCAGCTTCCACAATCATCCAGACTTTTCCACATGTTTAGGTAAAAGTCTTCATCATGTACGCCGGAACGGAATAGGGCGGGCCGTTGATTGAGCACTTCCCTTTGCTCATAGCCCGTTGTTTCAGTAAATGCTTTATTCGATTTGATGATTCTGCCTTGTGCATCCATCACCAAAATGCCATCAGCAACTTGGTCGATTAAAGCATTTGCAAGATATAAAGAATGAATCGTCGTAGGTTCTTCAGGAATCCGGTTCAAGTACACCAGACAGTAGGGGTCGCCTGAAGATTCCGGCTTCAATAATTGACTATTGAGCGTAAAAAAACCACCACCTTGAAGCTCGAAAACATGGTTTTGGTACACCACTTGATCAACAATAGAAGCTTCCACGGTATTTAAGAAATTGGTAAAGGTTTCCATACTATCGGCCGATAGTAATTCATGGAAATAAAGATCGATAGCACTTTCCGCCAAGCTTAAAAACTCATAAGCCGGCGTATTGATACAAATGATCTTTCCGTTTGGACTTAGAAGCACAACCGGGGTTTGACAAGATTCAAACAAAACGTGATAGAACCTTAGACCCTTGAACGACTTCTTTGCCAAAAAATCACATGCAATTAGACTTTCGCTCTCTGTTTGAGCCATTTCTGTTAATCCTCATCATGAGTATTTTTCAGGTTTTAGTCTTGCAATCAAACATACTTAATTGAACCGCCTAAATAAGGTTCAAAACATTCGATCAGGTAACTTTCTAAATGTTTTACACAACGCTTTCTTCAGTATTCCTTTACTTCCGAAAAACACCTTATCCACTTATAGAAAAAATAAATTACACCGCATTAACTGCGTTTATTTTCTCCAAAACTACCTATAGGTAGGCGAAGAAAATTCATTCTAGCATAAACATACCTAGCAATAGGTAGTTTTGTTGTGAGCACTCTATGAACAAAAAAAACAATGATGAAAAGAAGGAATGGATTCGCAATGTTCACCTAAGAATTGGACAAAACGTCAAAAGACACAGACAAGAAAAAGGATTTTCTCAAGTTGCACTTGCCCATGAACTTGGGCATGACTCTGTCGGCATCGTTTCAACCGCTGAAATCGGTTTGAACAACAAACACTTCAATATTGAGCATTTAACCAAAATCGCAGGCGTTTTGGAGATCGACATTTGCTGTCTATTTGAAGGCGTAAGCGACATTTACAGCAGACACCGAACGCTTTTAAGCGATCTGTGATTTTCCAACCAAAAAAGTCACCTTAATTAAGCTTTGTTTAAGGTGACACCCTCATAATTCCACAAAGACCGAATTAACATTACATTTGTTTAATGTATCCGTCTAAAATAAAACTGCTTTTCAAATATATAAAACTGAGATGGCGCAACGAGCGGGGTGAACATTAATTCTCCAGGTTTGGTATTTCCTCTCAAAACTGATGCATTTTAACGACTGATTGTTTTCATTTTGAAATCTGCCCGGATTCCATAACATTTTTGCCATCCTGAGAGAAATATGAGCGAAAAGAAAAACTTAAAAAATGACCTCGTGTACAACCTGCTGATAGTCCTGTCGTTCACGCTGTTCACTTTTGGTTCATACGCCTATCTCAATAAGCCGCTTGAAGAGCCTTCATGGCCTGCCACCATACCCGGGTTTGCCTTCTCGCCTTTTCATGATGACCAAAGTCCTTTTTCAGACACCTATCCCGACCAAAAGTCGATTGATGCTGACCTGTCATTGCTCTCTGGACGTGTGCATGCCATTAGAACCTATTCCGTCGATGGCGTCTTAGGTGACATTACCGCACTGGCAGCAAAACATAACATCAATATTACCTTGGGAGCTTGGCTCGGAGCAGACTTGGATGCCAATGAGCGCGAACTGACCCGACTGAAAAACATCGTGCAACGCCCCCCTTACAATGTGGTTCGCGTGATTGCCGGTAACGAAGCCATACTCAGACAAGATCTAACCGTTGATCAGATGATTTCCTATCTGGACCAATTACGAAAAGACATCCAAGTCCCTGTCAGTACCGCTGAGCCATGGCATGTCTGGCTCAAACACCCTGAGCTGGCACAACACGTCGACTTCCTCGCGGTACACATGCTGCCTTATTGGGAAGGCATTTCCGTCAATAAGGCGGTGGGCTACATCGTCAACAAGATGAATTTATTGAAACAAGCCTTTCCCAACAAACCGATTGTCATCGCCGAAGTGGGCTGGCCGAGTAACGGTCGCAGCATCGGCAGAGCGCATGCTTCCAAAGAAAATGAGGCAATCTTTTTACGCCGCTTCATCAGCAAAGCCCGTGAAGAAGGCTATGTCTACTATGTTATGGAAGCCTTCGACCAACCTTGGAAAGCAAAGCTGGAAGGCGCTGCTGGATCCTATTGGGGTGTCTATGACGTTTCACGTAAACCCAAGTTTGAATTCTACCGTCCGATTATTCCCATCAAACAGTGGCGTATTCTGGCGATCTCCTCCATCCTCCTCGCCGTGTTTTTGGTGATTTTCTTACTCATGGACAGCA
This portion of the Hydrogenovibrio marinus genome encodes:
- a CDS encoding helix-turn-helix domain-containing protein — its product is MNKKNNDEKKEWIRNVHLRIGQNVKRHRQEKGFSQVALAHELGHDSVGIVSTAEIGLNNKHFNIEHLTKIAGVLEIDICCLFEGVSDIYSRHRTLLSDL